The segment TTGGCTACCCTTTGCCTTCATTATCCTCCGCATTTGGAGTTCCTGTTCCCTTCTGCGAATTGTCTCGCGTTTATCGTAAAGCTTCTTCCCTCTGACCAGAGCTAATTCTAACTTTACTAAATGTTTCTTAAAATACAGTTTTAAAGGAACAAGAGTAAAACCGCGTTCTTTAACCTTGCCGATTAACTTGTCTATCTCTCTTCTATGTAAAAGCAACTTGCGTTTTCTCTTTGCATCCTCTTCTGTAAGATTAGAATAAGCATAAGGACTAATATGTATATTATACACAAAAATTTCCCCATTTTCTACTCTCGCAAAACTATCCTTAAGATTTACCTTTCTTTCTCGGGCAGACTTTACTTCTGGCCCAA is part of the Candidatus Omnitrophota bacterium genome and harbors:
- the smpB gene encoding SsrA-binding protein SmpB, coding for MKLLLMEIIASNKSAKRDYEIIETYEAGISLLGPEVKSARERKVNLKDSFARVENGEIFVYNIHISPYAYSNLTEEDAKRKRKLLLHRREIDKLIGKVKERGFTLVPLKLYFKKHLVKLELALVRGKKLYDKRETIRRREQELQMRRIMKAKGSQ